One stretch of Molothrus aeneus isolate 106 chromosome 2, BPBGC_Maene_1.0, whole genome shotgun sequence DNA includes these proteins:
- the SH3BGR gene encoding SH3 domain-binding glutamic acid-rich protein: MWHSELWAGDKIKKKQQEVVGFLEANKIDFQQMDIAGDEDNRKWMRENVPGEKKPQNGIPLPPQIFNEERYCGDFESFFSAKEENIIYSFLGLAPPPGTKETEKSDATEEKSDATEEKSETTEEKSDSKDEKSDATGETEAHTEDKADEGAPEEAQSGQTPPEGQQEGEEEHAATGEEEEKQGEGEEKEEVEEQEES, from the exons atgtggcactcagagctctgggctggggacaag ataaaaaagaaacagcaagaaGTCGTGGGCTTTTTAGAGGCCAACAAGATTGACTTCCAGCAAATGGACATAGCAGGAGATGAGGACAACAGGAAATGGATGAGAGAGAATGTCCCAggtgaaaaaaagccccagaatGGAATTCCCCTCCCTCCACAGATCTTCAACGAGGAGCGGTACTGTGGG gattttgaatcctttttctctgccaaggaagaaaatattatttattcgTTCCTGGGCCTTGCTCCTCCTCCAGGCACAAAG GAGACTGAAAAGTCTGATGCCACAGAGGAGAAGTCTGATGCCACAGAGGAGAAATCAGAAACCACAGAAGAGAAATCTGATTCCAAGGATGAAAAATCTGATGCCACAGGTGAAACTGAGGCACACACAGAAGACAAGGCAGATGAAGGGGCTCCTGAAGAGGCTCAGTCTGGCCAGACACCACCAGAAGGTCAACAG GAAGGCGAGGAAGAACATGCAGCAACAGGG gaagaagaagaaaagcagggagagggagaagaaaaggaagaggtggaggagcaggaagagtCTTAG